Proteins from one Antennarius striatus isolate MH-2024 chromosome 12, ASM4005453v1, whole genome shotgun sequence genomic window:
- the neurod1 gene encoding neurogenic differentiation factor 1, which yields MTRSVHEDPASEDSEEQQELHSPTDGETERGDGGEEVHLHHLDEGEEDDDEEDEEEEEEDGEIKPKRRGPKKKKMTKARMQRFKVRRMKANARERNRMHGLNDALESLRKVVPCYSKTQKLSKIETLRLAKNYIWALGEILRSGKAPDLMSFVQALCKGLSQPTTNLVAGCLQLNPRTFLPEQTPELPAHLPPTGAVAYPGHFYQSPGLTAGLPSPPYGTMEPSHIFHQVKGQPYGPLEPFFDGVLVTDGQAFDPPLSPPLSINGNFSSFKQEAVTATEYDKSFSFSVHYGGGGPGGHAAMYGGGGSNPRCSELQVDGLLGFDGHSHHERLMNAQLNAIFHDS from the exons ATGACCAGGTCTGTCCACGAGGATCCAGCATCTGAGGACTCAGAGGAACAGCAGGAGCTCCACAGCCCCACCGAtggggagacagagaggggaGATGGGGGGGAGGAAGTTCACCTTCACCACCTAGAcgagggagaggaggatgacgatgaggaggatgaagaggaagaggaggaggatggggagaTCAAACCCAAGAGGCGAGGacctaagaagaagaagatgaccAAAGCTCGTATGCAGAG GTTTAAGGTTCGTCGAATGAAAGCTAATGCCCGTGAGAGAAACCGCATGCACGGGTTGAACGACGCCTTGGAGAGTCTAAGAAAAGTTGTCCCTTGTTACTCAAAAACCCAGAAATTATCAAAGATTGAGACACTCCGCCTCGCCAAGAACTACATCTGGGCTTTGGGTGAGATCCTTCGCTCCGGCAAAGCGCCAGACCTCATGAGCTTTGTCCAGGCTCTCTGCAAAG GTCTGTCTCAGCCCACCACCAACCTGGTGGCCGGCTGCCTGCAGCTCAACCCACGAACGTTCCTTCCGGAGCAGACCCCCGAGCTGCCGGCTCATCTCCCCCCCACCGGGGCCGTGGCCTACCCGGGACACTTCTACCAGAGCCCCGGGCTGACGGCCGGTCTGCCCAGCCCGCCCTATGGCACCATGGAGCCCTCCCACATCTTCcaccaggtcaaaggtcaaccttATGGCCCGCTTGAGCCGTTTTTTGATGGCGTTCTCGTAACGGACGGCCAAGCATTCGACCCGCCGCTCAGCCCCCCCCTGAGCATTAACGGAAACTTCTCATCCTTCAAGCAAGAGGCCGTCACCGCCACCGAGTACGACAAGAGCTTCTCCTTCAGCGTGCACTacggaggaggaggacctgGGGGGCACGCTGCCATGTATGGCGGCGGGGGGTCGAACCCACGTTGCAGTGAGCTGCAGGTGGACGGGCTGTTGGGCTTTGATGGACATTCACACCACGAACGGCTGATGAACGCCCAGCTGAACGCCATCTTCCATGACTCCTGA